In one Brienomyrus brachyistius isolate T26 chromosome 7, BBRACH_0.4, whole genome shotgun sequence genomic region, the following are encoded:
- the LOC125745880 gene encoding insulin gene enhancer protein isl-1-like isoform X2 produces the protein MGDMGDPPKKKRLISLCVGCGNQIHDQYILRVSPDLEWHAACLKCAECNQYLDESCTCFVRDGKTYCKRDYIRLYGIKCAKCNIGFSKNDFVMRARTKVYHIECFRCVACSRQLIPGDEFALREDGLFCRADHNVVERATMGASDPLSPLHPARPLQMAEPVSARQPALRPHVHKQPEKTTRVRTVLNEKQLHTLRTCYNANPRPDALMKEQLVEMTGLSPRVIRVWFQNKRCKDKKRSILMKQLQQQQPNDKTNIQGMTGTPMVAASPERHDGGLQANPVEVQSYQAPWKVLSDFALQSDIDQPAFQQLVNFSEGGPGSNSTGSEVASMSSQLPDTPNSMVSSPIEA, from the exons ATGGGAGATATGGGGGACCCACCGAAAA AAAAACGGCTGATTTCATTATGTGTTGGATGCGGAAATCAGATTCACGATCAGTATATTCTTCGGGTTTCTCCTGATCTGGAATGGCATGCAGCGTGTTTGAAATGTGCAGAATGTAATCAGTATTTGGACGAATCGTGTACCTGCTTTGTCAGAGACGGAAAAACCTATTGTAAAAGGGACTACATCAG GTTATACGGGATAAAGTGCGCAAAATGCAACATAGGGTTCAGCAAGAATGATTTTGTTATGAGAGCGCGCACCAAGGTGTATCATATCGAGTGTTTTCGGTGTGTGGCCTGCAGCCGGCAGCTTATCCCCGGGGACGAGTTTGCTCTGAGAGAGGATGGCCTGTTCTGTAGGGCCGATCACAACGTTGTGGAACGGGCAACAATGGGGGCTAGTGACCCTCTTAGTCCTTTACACCCGGCAAGACCTTTACAGATGGCAG AACCCGTATCGGCTAGACAGCCTGCACTTCGACCACACGTCCACAAGCAGCCGGAGAAAACGACTCGCGTCAGGACGGTCCTCAACGAGAAACAGCTACACACTCTTAGAACCTGCTACAATGCAAACCCGCGACCAGATGCTCTCATGAAGGAGCAGCTGGTGGAAATGACAGGCCTAAGTCCTCGAGTCATCCGGGTCTGGTTTCAAAACAAACGGTGCAAGGACAAGAAAAGGAGCATTCTAATGAAACAACTTCAGCAACAGCAGCCCAATGATAAAACG AATATCCAGGGTATGACAGGGACCCCCATGGTGGCCGCCAGCCCGGAGAGGCACGACGGCGGTTTGCAGGCAAACCCAGTGGAGGTGCAGAGTTACCAGGCACCTTGGAAAGTACTGAGTGACTTCGCACTGCAGAGTGACATAGAccagcctgcatttcagcaactG GTAAATTTTTCAGAAGGAGGACCGGGTTCAAATTCAACTGGGAGTGAAGTTGCATCAATGTCATCTCAACTACCAGACACACCAAACAGCATGGTATCGAGTCCTATAGAGGCGTGA
- the LOC125745880 gene encoding insulin gene enhancer protein isl-1-like isoform X1 — MGDMGDPPKKKRLISLCVGCGNQIHDQYILRVSPDLEWHAACLKCAECNQYLDESCTCFVRDGKTYCKRDYIRLYGIKCAKCNIGFSKNDFVMRARTKVYHIECFRCVACSRQLIPGDEFALREDGLFCRADHNVVERATMGASDPLSPLHPARPLQMAAEPVSARQPALRPHVHKQPEKTTRVRTVLNEKQLHTLRTCYNANPRPDALMKEQLVEMTGLSPRVIRVWFQNKRCKDKKRSILMKQLQQQQPNDKTNIQGMTGTPMVAASPERHDGGLQANPVEVQSYQAPWKVLSDFALQSDIDQPAFQQLVNFSEGGPGSNSTGSEVASMSSQLPDTPNSMVSSPIEA, encoded by the exons ATGGGAGATATGGGGGACCCACCGAAAA AAAAACGGCTGATTTCATTATGTGTTGGATGCGGAAATCAGATTCACGATCAGTATATTCTTCGGGTTTCTCCTGATCTGGAATGGCATGCAGCGTGTTTGAAATGTGCAGAATGTAATCAGTATTTGGACGAATCGTGTACCTGCTTTGTCAGAGACGGAAAAACCTATTGTAAAAGGGACTACATCAG GTTATACGGGATAAAGTGCGCAAAATGCAACATAGGGTTCAGCAAGAATGATTTTGTTATGAGAGCGCGCACCAAGGTGTATCATATCGAGTGTTTTCGGTGTGTGGCCTGCAGCCGGCAGCTTATCCCCGGGGACGAGTTTGCTCTGAGAGAGGATGGCCTGTTCTGTAGGGCCGATCACAACGTTGTGGAACGGGCAACAATGGGGGCTAGTGACCCTCTTAGTCCTTTACACCCGGCAAGACCTTTACAGATGGCAG CAGAACCCGTATCGGCTAGACAGCCTGCACTTCGACCACACGTCCACAAGCAGCCGGAGAAAACGACTCGCGTCAGGACGGTCCTCAACGAGAAACAGCTACACACTCTTAGAACCTGCTACAATGCAAACCCGCGACCAGATGCTCTCATGAAGGAGCAGCTGGTGGAAATGACAGGCCTAAGTCCTCGAGTCATCCGGGTCTGGTTTCAAAACAAACGGTGCAAGGACAAGAAAAGGAGCATTCTAATGAAACAACTTCAGCAACAGCAGCCCAATGATAAAACG AATATCCAGGGTATGACAGGGACCCCCATGGTGGCCGCCAGCCCGGAGAGGCACGACGGCGGTTTGCAGGCAAACCCAGTGGAGGTGCAGAGTTACCAGGCACCTTGGAAAGTACTGAGTGACTTCGCACTGCAGAGTGACATAGAccagcctgcatttcagcaactG GTAAATTTTTCAGAAGGAGGACCGGGTTCAAATTCAACTGGGAGTGAAGTTGCATCAATGTCATCTCAACTACCAGACACACCAAACAGCATGGTATCGAGTCCTATAGAGGCGTGA